The Calditerrivibrio nitroreducens DSM 19672 genome window below encodes:
- a CDS encoding C4-dicarboxylate ABC transporter permease yields the protein MIYYLLFIVGMITLSLMGISINLILLLISISYAVLTHLDFTSFIFLLSHKISETIFMPEVAAIPFFILSSEILINSKLHKRYKSTVFNIFGNNIFSYLIFVLPVITTSSTSMIIVKSFSRILSLREFDSKEGYIRLVYIISSVNYIAPVSVPSILLASLLKISLKTVTLYSFLLTIPFLIINYYIFISKHFQPKSAIRDYFSLFAITGYVVIFYYLMFVISLPIDIISIIIFFYSIFISVFSDRKNFIKNFNISIIHSISRIGIIVGVVYFIFVITFFHIYTFASNQVINYLTLSFSEGYYILIILYILAFFMTDILDPLGVILILFPLYNPLLTTFNIDKYLFALSFPFFVSTGLFNNIAELPGKKIVDKFNITFSELSDIITPVYFLICIISFMIYFL from the coding sequence ATGATTTACTATCTTTTATTCATAGTTGGAATGATTACACTTTCTTTAATGGGGATTAGCATTAACCTCATCTTACTATTGATTTCCATAAGTTATGCCGTTTTGACCCATTTAGATTTCACATCTTTTATTTTTCTCCTTTCCCATAAAATATCTGAGACGATATTCATGCCGGAGGTGGCGGCAATCCCCTTTTTTATCCTAAGCTCTGAGATTCTTATCAATTCAAAATTACACAAACGATACAAATCCACCGTCTTTAACATCTTTGGAAACAATATTTTTAGTTATCTAATATTTGTATTACCAGTAATAACAACTTCTTCCACAAGTATGATCATTGTCAAATCATTTTCAAGGATACTTTCATTAAGAGAGTTTGATTCAAAAGAGGGCTACATAAGATTGGTCTACATAATCTCATCTGTGAACTATATAGCCCCGGTGTCTGTTCCATCTATTTTACTTGCTTCATTGCTTAAAATATCATTAAAGACGGTAACACTTTATTCTTTTCTACTTACAATCCCTTTTCTAATAATCAATTATTATATATTTATATCAAAACATTTCCAACCAAAATCGGCCATAAGAGACTACTTCTCCTTATTTGCAATTACGGGGTATGTGGTAATCTTCTATTACCTTATGTTTGTAATCTCTCTGCCAATAGATATCATTTCAATAATAATCTTTTTCTACTCCATTTTCATTAGTGTATTTTCAGACCGTAAAAACTTCATTAAGAATTTTAACATCTCAATTATTCATTCAATCTCTCGTATAGGGATAATTGTAGGGGTGGTTTATTTCATATTTGTAATAACATTCTTTCATATCTACACATTTGCAAGTAATCAGGTAATAAACTATCTGACCCTTTCATTTTCTGAAGGTTATTATATACTTATAATACTTTATATTCTTGCTTTTTTCATGACTGATATACTTGATCCACTGGGGGTTATATTAATACTATTTCCATTATATAATCCACTTCTTACGACATTTAATATCGATAAATACTTATTTGCATTATCATTTCCCTTTTTTGTTTCAACGGGGCTTTTTAATAATATTGCTGAGCTTCCAGGTAAAAAGATTGTGGATAAGTTCAATATAACCTTCAGTGAATTATCGGATATAATCACACCGGTTTATTTTTTAATATGTATTATCTCTTTTATGATCTATTTTTTATAA
- a CDS encoding TRAP transporter large permease → MATITLFGLLFLLLFMGVPIAISLGISSTLVILFFTQMPVLVIPQKMFTSIDKFALMAIPLFILAGNFLSLGGAARRIIRFARAMVGHLPGGLPMSAIFACIIFAAVSGSSPATVAAIGSIMMGAIKEAGYSDKFSIGSITCAGSLGILIPPSIVMIVYGVTVDQSVGKLFMAGVIPGILLGGGLMLVTYIAARMAGFKRGKMAPFKEIFSSFMDAFWGLLVIVIVIGGIYGGVFTPTEAAAASAVYAFFISMFVYKDIKWKDVPKIIAASASTSAMVMFIIANAMLFAFVLTYLQIPQYLAQWIIDMNFNKYVFLVFVNILLLIAGNFMEPSSIIMILAPLLFPVAMSLGIDPIHLGVIMTVNMEVGMLTPPVGLNLFVASSITGQSIESVIKATLPWMFALLIGLVIITYIPSISLFLPNILFGG, encoded by the coding sequence ATGGCTACTATAACATTATTCGGTTTACTTTTCCTTTTGCTCTTTATGGGAGTGCCTATTGCCATCTCTTTGGGTATATCCAGTACATTAGTAATTCTATTTTTTACCCAGATGCCTGTTCTTGTTATACCCCAGAAGATGTTTACATCCATAGATAAGTTTGCATTGATGGCTATACCTCTTTTCATCCTTGCCGGAAATTTTCTCTCACTGGGGGGAGCAGCAAGAAGGATAATTAGATTTGCCAGGGCAATGGTGGGACACTTACCAGGCGGTCTTCCAATGTCTGCTATATTTGCATGTATAATCTTTGCAGCGGTGAGTGGATCTTCTCCGGCTACCGTGGCTGCTATTGGCTCTATAATGATGGGGGCGATAAAGGAGGCTGGTTATAGTGATAAATTTTCCATAGGCTCCATAACCTGTGCAGGATCTTTAGGGATTTTGATCCCACCATCGATTGTTATGATTGTATATGGTGTTACCGTCGACCAGTCTGTGGGGAAGCTTTTTATGGCTGGTGTTATCCCTGGTATACTACTGGGTGGTGGTTTGATGCTGGTGACATATATAGCAGCAAGAATGGCTGGCTTTAAGAGGGGGAAAATGGCTCCTTTTAAAGAGATTTTTAGTAGCTTTATGGATGCGTTCTGGGGGCTTTTGGTCATCGTAATCGTGATTGGTGGTATCTACGGTGGAGTTTTTACCCCTACAGAAGCTGCCGCGGCCTCTGCAGTGTACGCATTTTTCATTTCAATGTTTGTTTACAAAGATATAAAATGGAAAGATGTACCAAAAATCATAGCTGCTTCCGCTTCTACGTCTGCTATGGTAATGTTTATTATTGCCAATGCTATGCTTTTTGCTTTTGTCCTTACATATTTACAGATACCACAGTATCTTGCCCAATGGATCATAGATATGAACTTTAATAAATACGTTTTCCTGGTATTTGTGAATATACTCTTATTGATAGCTGGTAACTTTATGGAGCCTTCAAGTATTATCATGATACTTGCACCTCTATTGTTTCCGGTTGCCATGAGTTTAGGGATAGATCCTATACATCTTGGGGTAATCATGACAGTGAATATGGAAGTTGGAATGCTCACACCCCCTGTAGGCCTAAATCTGTTTGTGGCTTCAAGTATAACAGGTCAGAGCATAGAGTCGGTTATAAAAGCAACTTTGCCATGGATGTTTGCTTTGCTAATTGGACTGGTTATAATCACCTACATCCCTTCTATTTCTCTATTTTTACCAAACATCCTCTTTGGAGGTTAA
- a CDS encoding TRAP transporter small permease, whose product MVKIFEIFDNWLDKINIFIMSVMMAVATVVAFINVVLRYGFNMSLTWAGELTSYLFIWSVLFGTAYGFKTGLHLGVTFLIQRLNSNMAKKLLTFSLFVVFVFLLVLIKWGYDFVKFNYELEQVSVDLHIKFWIIYLCVPITMAISAYQILMKIIKIIRMPAEEFSYNMVMKEH is encoded by the coding sequence ATGGTGAAAATATTTGAGATTTTCGATAACTGGCTGGATAAAATAAATATCTTTATTATGTCGGTAATGATGGCGGTGGCTACTGTGGTGGCTTTTATAAATGTAGTATTAAGATATGGTTTTAATATGTCTCTTACCTGGGCAGGTGAGCTGACCTCCTATCTGTTTATATGGTCTGTACTGTTTGGGACGGCATATGGTTTTAAAACAGGTCTACATTTAGGTGTTACATTTCTGATTCAACGTTTAAACTCAAATATGGCTAAAAAACTTCTTACTTTTAGTCTTTTTGTAGTATTTGTCTTTCTCTTAGTGCTTATTAAGTGGGGCTATGATTTTGTAAAATTTAACTATGAACTGGAACAGGTTTCTGTCGATTTACATATAAAGTTCTGGATTATTTATCTTTGTGTTCCTATAACGATGGCTATTTCCGCATATCAGATTCTTATGAAGATAATAAAGATTATCAGGATGCCTGCCGAAGAGTTTTCATACAACATGGTTATGAAGGAGCATTGA
- a CDS encoding TRAP transporter substrate-binding protein, with protein sequence MKHFKIIFALMAVLLFATNIFASQVVIKFSHVVAPDTPKGLAANFFKDYVEKTSKGQIKVEVFPNSTLYGDREEVEALKMNAVQIIAPSFSKFTGFVPQFQLFDLPFLFDDEKQLHKFLDGPMGQKMMQLVEPKGMVGLAYWDNGFKDISNNKREIKKPEDAAGLKFRIMSSKVLEAQFKALGANPQVLPFSEVYSALQQGVVDGAENPVSNFYTQKMHEVQKYYTVSGHGYLGYLVVTNKIFWNSLSPEHKKIVSDGIKLATQKEREWAAKLDDNYFAKVKAYGKVKIYTLTPEEKKIWKNKLMTIYPQFYDVIGKEYIDAALNTK encoded by the coding sequence ATGAAACATTTTAAAATCATTTTTGCTCTTATGGCAGTGTTGCTCTTTGCCACAAATATTTTTGCTAGCCAGGTTGTTATTAAGTTTTCCCACGTTGTTGCTCCTGACACTCCAAAAGGTCTTGCAGCAAACTTTTTTAAGGATTATGTAGAGAAGACTTCTAAAGGTCAAATCAAAGTGGAAGTTTTCCCAAACTCTACTCTGTATGGAGATAGGGAAGAGGTTGAAGCACTGAAAATGAATGCAGTGCAAATTATCGCCCCAAGTTTCTCAAAATTCACAGGTTTTGTACCTCAATTTCAGCTTTTTGATCTACCATTTCTTTTCGATGATGAAAAACAGCTTCATAAATTCTTGGATGGTCCTATGGGTCAAAAGATGATGCAGCTTGTAGAACCAAAAGGGATGGTTGGTCTTGCATACTGGGACAACGGGTTTAAAGATATTTCAAACAACAAAAGGGAGATAAAGAAGCCGGAAGATGCTGCAGGTCTTAAGTTTAGGATTATGTCATCTAAAGTTCTTGAGGCACAATTTAAAGCACTTGGAGCTAACCCTCAGGTACTTCCTTTCAGTGAAGTATATTCTGCTCTTCAGCAGGGTGTAGTGGATGGTGCTGAAAACCCAGTTTCAAATTTCTATACTCAAAAAATGCATGAAGTACAAAAATACTATACAGTTTCAGGTCACGGATATCTTGGATATCTGGTCGTTACAAATAAGATATTCTGGAATTCTCTTTCACCAGAGCATAAAAAGATCGTCTCTGATGGTATTAAATTAGCCACTCAAAAAGAAAGAGAATGGGCTGCAAAACTTGATGATAATTATTTTGCAAAAGTAAAAGCCTATGGAAAGGTTAAAATATATACACTTACACCAGAAGAGAAAAAGATATGGAAGAATAAGCTTATGACAATTTATCCACAATTCTACGATGTAATAGGTAAAGAATATATTGATGCAGCATTAAATACAAAATAG
- a CDS encoding sensor domain-containing diguanylate cyclase, with protein MVIDENVLNSVFESCLDAMCAIDKDMKLIFFNSAFKNSLKEFYDYDVKRGSFLDLKALGIDKDKWFKYFKKTFSGISIKRVFYIKTKYHSNLSIMAKFFPLKNSTNEITGAVVLFRNISKERKKQKILKNNLMEQYLINEVFKTLFNPKDFTSAVNRVLSIIGNHTRLSVIYVYEDYFDKDYCHLSYIWTKYPEMIDKYEKEFSYKRYEGLKEGLLENNVIMYNKYAFYNDAVSKFFETREVKSSIVFPMMIKGEYIGFIGFDENDSDRFLTVTEIDILRVFASILTNALIQKYTEEKLKYASTHDPLTGLYNRAYFDAELDRYVNGRVFPVSIIMGDLNGLKEINDTLGHKAGDLLIQKAAKVLLKVFRKEDCVARIGGDEFAIVLPRIDEAKMQLAIERIRQVEMEVNQEGLPHVSFALGGSTAMSKDQLQRVLSRADELMYEDKKRIKASLKR; from the coding sequence ATGGTCATTGATGAGAATGTATTAAACTCTGTTTTTGAAAGCTGTCTTGATGCGATGTGTGCCATTGATAAGGATATGAAATTGATATTTTTTAATTCAGCATTCAAAAATTCTCTTAAAGAATTTTATGATTACGATGTGAAACGGGGTTCCTTTTTAGATTTGAAAGCACTTGGTATAGACAAGGATAAATGGTTTAAATATTTTAAAAAAACTTTTTCCGGCATCTCCATTAAAAGAGTTTTTTATATTAAGACCAAATATCATTCGAATCTCTCAATTATGGCAAAGTTTTTTCCCCTCAAAAACTCAACCAATGAGATCACGGGTGCTGTGGTACTATTTAGAAATATTTCTAAGGAGAGGAAAAAGCAGAAGATTTTAAAGAATAACTTGATGGAGCAGTATTTGATAAATGAGGTATTTAAAACTCTATTTAACCCTAAGGATTTTACTTCGGCTGTCAATAGGGTTTTATCGATAATCGGTAACCATACAAGACTCAGTGTAATCTATGTATATGAAGATTATTTTGATAAAGATTACTGCCATCTGTCGTATATCTGGACGAAATACCCCGAAATGATCGATAAATATGAAAAAGAGTTTAGCTATAAAAGATATGAAGGGTTAAAAGAAGGGTTGTTGGAGAATAATGTCATAATGTACAATAAGTATGCCTTTTATAATGATGCTGTTTCGAAATTTTTTGAAACCCGTGAAGTTAAATCAAGTATTGTTTTCCCTATGATGATCAAAGGTGAGTATATAGGTTTTATTGGTTTTGACGAAAATGATTCTGATCGCTTTTTGACAGTCACGGAGATAGACATATTAAGAGTTTTTGCAAGTATTCTAACCAATGCCTTAATCCAGAAGTACACTGAGGAGAAATTGAAGTATGCAAGTACCCATGATCCTCTGACAGGTCTTTACAATAGAGCTTATTTTGATGCGGAATTGGACAGGTATGTAAACGGTCGAGTTTTTCCGGTCAGCATCATAATGGGGGATCTAAATGGTCTAAAAGAGATAAATGATACGTTGGGACACAAAGCGGGTGATCTCTTAATACAGAAAGCCGCAAAGGTATTGCTTAAGGTATTTAGAAAAGAAGATTGTGTTGCCAGAATAGGTGGTGATGAGTTTGCAATTGTTCTCCCAAGAATCGATGAAGCAAAAATGCAGCTTGCAATTGAAAGGATTAGGCAGGTGGAGATGGAGGTGAATCAGGAGGGGTTACCTCACGTTTCTTTTGCTTTGGGTGGGTCAACCGCAATGTCGAAGGATCAACTGCAGAGAGTACTGTCAAGGGCGGATGAACTTATGTATGAAGATAAAAAAAGAATAAAAGCTTCATTAAAACGCTGA
- a CDS encoding glycogen synthase, which yields MDRFNVLFIASECAPFAKTGGLGDVAGVLPKYIKKYGHDIKVVIPRYWVIDKDKYNLEKLIPPLGVPMGIAGEWWCGVYKGYLPDSNVEIYFIDHEGLYGRKDLYNYEDGTGYIDNDNRFMFLSKAALQLSKMLGFKPDIIHINDWHTAMVPHMLKTYYKNDPHFSNLSTVLTIHNMQYQGVFYSGVMDVLGSWEYYFDYEFKGQVNFLKGGMYLSDMVTTVSEGYASEIQTPEFGYGLEGVARDISYKLVGILNGVDYDEWNPEVDKFIPANYSEDDLSGKMICKESLQRRFGLPVRDVPLFGVVSRLVHQKGIDILAEAIYRILSLDIQFVLVGNGDPWAHFFFGKIAHENPEKFGCYIGYDNALAHLVEAGADFFVMPSRFEPCGLNQMYSLRYGTPPVVHAVGGLNDTVENFNESTGEGTGFKFFGLNAHNLFNTIGWATSTYYNMKDKLIRLRQNGMQKRFTWDDAATKYLKVYNRAKNKF from the coding sequence ATGGATAGATTTAATGTGCTTTTTATCGCCAGTGAATGTGCCCCGTTTGCTAAAACTGGAGGTCTGGGGGATGTGGCGGGGGTATTGCCCAAATATATTAAAAAATATGGTCATGATATAAAGGTTGTTATCCCAAGGTATTGGGTCATAGATAAGGATAAGTATAATCTTGAAAAGCTTATCCCCCCTCTTGGTGTTCCTATGGGTATAGCTGGTGAGTGGTGGTGTGGTGTTTATAAGGGTTATTTACCAGATTCGAATGTTGAAATCTATTTTATCGATCATGAAGGGTTATATGGTAGAAAGGATCTTTATAATTATGAAGATGGTACAGGATATATTGATAATGACAATAGGTTTATGTTTCTGTCAAAGGCAGCTCTGCAATTGTCCAAAATGTTAGGATTTAAGCCGGATATTATTCATATAAATGACTGGCATACTGCTATGGTTCCTCATATGCTTAAAACATACTATAAAAACGATCCACATTTCAGCAATCTTTCCACAGTACTAACAATACACAATATGCAATATCAGGGGGTATTCTATTCGGGGGTGATGGATGTTTTGGGAAGCTGGGAATACTATTTTGACTACGAATTTAAGGGGCAGGTAAATTTTCTCAAAGGTGGGATGTATCTGTCAGATATGGTGACCACCGTCAGCGAAGGGTATGCCAGCGAGATACAGACACCGGAGTTTGGATATGGTCTGGAGGGGGTTGCAAGGGACATTAGCTATAAATTAGTGGGGATTTTAAATGGTGTTGATTATGATGAGTGGAATCCTGAAGTGGATAAATTTATCCCTGCAAACTATTCAGAAGATGACCTATCAGGCAAAATGATCTGCAAAGAGAGCTTGCAGAGAAGATTTGGACTTCCGGTGAGGGATGTCCCTTTGTTTGGAGTTGTTAGTCGTCTTGTACACCAAAAAGGGATAGATATACTGGCGGAAGCGATATATAGAATCTTATCTCTGGATATTCAGTTTGTGCTTGTGGGTAATGGGGACCCCTGGGCTCACTTTTTCTTTGGCAAAATAGCCCATGAAAATCCTGAAAAATTTGGATGTTACATCGGATATGATAATGCACTTGCACATCTTGTGGAGGCTGGGGCTGATTTTTTTGTTATGCCTTCAAGGTTTGAACCATGTGGATTAAATCAGATGTATAGTCTGAGATACGGGACTCCACCTGTGGTTCACGCCGTTGGAGGCTTAAACGACACTGTGGAGAATTTCAACGAATCAACAGGTGAGGGGACAGGTTTTAAATTCTTTGGTTTAAATGCCCACAACCTCTTTAATACCATCGGATGGGCTACATCTACCTATTATAATATGAAGGATAAACTTATAAGATTAAGACAGAATGGTATGCAAAAAAGGTTTACATGGGATGATGCTGCTACAAAATATCTAAAAGTATACAACAGAGCAAAAAATAAATTTTAG
- the rpsT gene encoding 30S ribosomal protein S20, producing the protein MAHTASAKKRIRQTEKRNLRNRSYKSRMKTYIKKFLEVLKSGDLEKAESVFKEAQSVIAKTASKGVIHKNNAARRVSRLSEKLLTLKTK; encoded by the coding sequence ATGGCTCATACAGCTTCAGCAAAGAAAAGAATCAGGCAAACAGAAAAAAGAAATCTTAGAAATAGGTCATATAAGTCGAGAATGAAGACTTATATAAAGAAGTTTCTTGAAGTCTTAAAAAGTGGGGATCTGGAAAAAGCAGAGTCTGTATTCAAAGAAGCTCAGTCTGTCATTGCTAAAACGGCAAGCAAGGGTGTGATCCATAAAAATAATGCTGCCAGAAGAGTTTCCAGATTGTCCGAAAAGCTTTTAACGCTTAAAACAAAGTAA
- a CDS encoding IclR family transcriptional regulator: MKRDKSEYSVQAVDNALDILEYLGDVDGELSVTEISARLNLTKSNVNKLLTTLEYFGYVDINKYTGNYKLGVKTFQISQAYFNKLSLIESSMKVMTDLRDKIGESVYISVLRGTNVVYIGVVETLKSVRVRQRIGNVGPAYATATGKAQLAFLEDFSVDKSFGNNFIKLTPNTIDNAERLKKELEDIRQKGYAIDLEEYEEGVVCIGAPIFNFMKKVIAGLSITAPIMRMNEEKLVKEVAPILKNAAKQLSFKFGYKEKNSR; encoded by the coding sequence ATGAAAAGAGATAAGTCAGAGTATTCTGTACAGGCTGTTGATAACGCTCTTGATATACTTGAATATCTTGGTGATGTTGATGGTGAATTAAGTGTTACAGAAATAAGTGCCCGTTTGAATCTTACCAAAAGTAATGTAAACAAATTGTTAACTACGCTCGAATACTTTGGATATGTTGACATAAATAAATATACTGGAAACTACAAGTTGGGGGTTAAGACATTTCAGATATCTCAAGCCTACTTTAACAAACTAAGTCTGATAGAATCATCGATGAAAGTTATGACAGATTTAAGGGATAAGATCGGTGAATCTGTGTATATAAGTGTATTAAGAGGTACAAATGTAGTATATATTGGTGTGGTTGAAACGTTAAAGTCTGTTAGAGTAAGACAGAGGATAGGAAATGTGGGGCCAGCATATGCTACCGCTACTGGGAAAGCGCAGTTAGCTTTTCTGGAAGATTTTTCAGTGGATAAATCTTTTGGGAATAATTTTATCAAACTTACTCCAAATACTATTGATAATGCTGAGAGGTTGAAAAAAGAACTGGAAGATATTCGCCAGAAAGGTTATGCTATCGATTTGGAAGAGTATGAGGAGGGTGTTGTATGTATTGGAGCACCTATATTCAACTTTATGAAAAAGGTAATAGCAGGTTTAAGTATTACTGCCCCTATAATGAGAATGAACGAAGAAAAGCTTGTGAAAGAGGTTGCTCCAATTCTGAAAAATGCAGCTAAGCAGCTTTCTTTTAAATTTGGCTATAAAGAGAAAAATTCCAGATAG
- a CDS encoding FadR/GntR family transcriptional regulator — protein MFQKIKPKKISDEVYEQIKSIILSGKLKPGEKLPPERDLAIEMGVSRTSLREAIQRLEAQGFLYQVQGGGTFVKTITNGILDSAIEEFVKRDEAIFDLMEIRKILETWGAHTAAIRATAEEIDTMKRYLDEMREAKEKGQIGHISDANFHFAISYGTHNVMLIHLMKNLFYWIEKVSYEVRSRMYTNPESHEALFRQHTDIFNAISARDPELAYDAMLAHMHYIVGELKRIYKKK, from the coding sequence ATGTTTCAGAAGATAAAACCGAAAAAAATTAGTGATGAAGTTTATGAGCAGATAAAGAGTATCATACTTTCTGGAAAACTCAAACCCGGTGAAAAGTTGCCACCTGAAAGAGATCTGGCAATTGAAATGGGGGTGAGCAGGACATCCCTCAGAGAGGCAATTCAGAGATTGGAGGCACAAGGTTTTTTGTATCAGGTTCAGGGGGGCGGTACTTTTGTCAAAACCATAACTAATGGTATTCTGGACAGTGCAATTGAGGAGTTTGTAAAGAGAGATGAGGCGATATTCGATTTAATGGAAATTAGAAAAATACTTGAAACCTGGGGTGCACACACAGCAGCCATTAGGGCTACGGCGGAAGAGATTGATACGATGAAGAGATATCTTGATGAAATGAGGGAAGCCAAGGAAAAAGGTCAGATTGGACATATATCAGATGCAAATTTTCATTTTGCTATCTCTTATGGAACGCACAATGTGATGCTCATACATCTAATGAAGAATCTTTTTTATTGGATAGAAAAGGTTAGTTATGAAGTTAGATCAAGGATGTATACGAATCCCGAAAGTCACGAAGCACTGTTTAGACAGCATACCGATATTTTCAATGCTATTTCAGCCAGAGATCCGGAGCTGGCATATGATGCTATGTTGGCGCATATGCACTATATCGTTGGTGAGTTGAAGAGAATTTATAAGAAAAAATAG
- a CDS encoding LUD domain-containing protein produces the protein MNKTPLERFLKYSSMVSNEHIFLSESQLNSYLKENQFNYINIPSLNLFRDCVIDEKGIESAIVEAEAGISETGTVVVMSEDEKLRLATSLCEELTVVLYTDKIFNNLEDIAPLLEANMRKESNYIAFITGASRTADIERVLTIGVHGPVRMKVILTGREE, from the coding sequence ATGAACAAAACACCCTTAGAAAGGTTTCTAAAATATTCTTCAATGGTTTCTAATGAACATATATTTTTAAGCGAAAGTCAGTTAAACTCTTACTTAAAAGAAAATCAATTTAATTACATTAACATCCCTTCCTTGAATCTATTCAGGGATTGTGTAATAGATGAAAAAGGCATAGAATCAGCCATTGTGGAAGCAGAAGCGGGTATATCTGAAACCGGAACTGTCGTGGTAATGAGTGAAGATGAAAAGCTCAGGCTTGCCACATCCCTCTGTGAAGAATTAACTGTAGTTTTGTATACTGATAAAATTTTTAATAATCTCGAAGATATTGCACCACTTCTTGAAGCTAATATGAGAAAAGAATCCAACTATATCGCTTTCATCACCGGTGCTAGTCGTACAGCTGACATTGAAAGGGTTCTTACCATAGGAGTACACGGGCCAGTAAGAATGAAAGTAATTTTGACAGGAAGAGAGGAATAG